The DNA window GAAAGCTTTGATGAAAATGGCCAAGGGGTGATGATCGAAACCGAGAGCGAGGCGAAAGTCGAAGCAATGAAAGAAGGGATCGTGACGTTTGCCGGCACGAAAGAGAAGCTCGGAAAAACGGTCATCATTCAGCACGCGGACGGCAGTGAAACGTGGTATGGCCATTTAAGCACCATTTCCGTCAAACTGTACGATTTTATCGAAATGGGGAAAGAAGTCGGCACCGCTCAAGCGAGTGACAAAGATAAACGGAAAGGACTGTTTTATTTTGCCATTAAGCAAGGAGACAAATTTATCGATCCGATCCAGGTGATTTCCTTTGAATAAGTATCTCGGGCTGCTTGGAAAGTTGCACGTTCATCCGTTGCTATGGCTGATCGGCGGCATGGCGGTATTGACCGCCCATTTTAAGCAGCTTTGTTTGCTGTTTTTCATCGTGCTCATTCATGAGCTTGGCCATGCGGCGGCGGCGGCGTTTTTTTCTTGGCGGGTGAAGCGGATTTTGCTGCTGCCGTTCGGTGGAGTGGCAGAAGTGGAGGAACATGGAAATCGCCCATTCCGTGAAGAGTGGATCGTGACGCTCGCCGGGCCGGCGCAGCATCTTTGGCTGACGGCGGCGGGGTTTTTTTTATGGGAGGCCGGCTGGATGGATGACGGAAGTTGGGAGCTGTTTTTCCGTTATAACGCGGCTCTGTTTAGTTTAAACTTGCTGCCGATCTGGCCGCTTGACGGCGGCAAGCTGCTGTTTTTGCTTTTGTCGTACCGCCGTCCGTTCAGCGAAGCGCACCGGAACATGGTTGCCATATCAGCGGCTGTGCTGACGGTCAGCATCGTCCTTTTGCTTGCATTCGCACCGCGCCAGCTTGATTTATGGGCGATTGCCGCCTTTTTAGCGCATGCGCTTTGGCAAGAGAAGAAACAGCATCCATATGTGGTCATGCGCTTTTTGCTTGAACGGTATTACGGGAAAAAGGGCGATTACGCAAGGCTGCAGACGATTACCGTTCCGGCGGATGAGCGCATCTCCGCCGTGCTGCAGCGCTTTTACCGCGGGCAAAAACATGCGATCGTCGTCGTACGCGACGGCCGCGAACGGACGACGCTTGATGAAAACGAGCTGCTGCACGCGTTTTTTGCTGAAAAGCGGACCGATGCGCCGCTTGGCGCACTCATTTATTGATGACAGCCGGCCGTTTGAACCGTTGAAGATGACGGTTGACGGCTGGCTGTTTCTATGTTACTATAGATGGCGTTGTAGACTTTTTGTCTCTTAACGGGGCAAAAGAGGGCGGCTGTCGCAAAAGGACGCACCCGTACTACAACCGCTCAGCGCGGGTTGTGAAGTGTTCCGATTGGAACCGCCTTGACGCTGGCGAGTCTGAGTCCATGAAGGAGGTGCGAGGCATGTACGCAATCATTGAAACTGGCGGCAAACAATTGAAAGTAGAAGAAGGCCAAGAAATTTACATCGAAAAACTGGATGCCAATGAAGGCGATACGGTGACGTTTGATAAAGTGCTGTTCGTCGGCGGGGAAACGGTAAAAATCGGAAACCCGACGGTCGAAGGTGCAACGGTCACGGCGAAAGTGCAAAAGCACGGCCGACAAAAGAAAATCATCGTCTTCAAATATAAAGCGAAAAAGAACTATCGCCGCAAACAAGGCCACCGTCAGCCGTACACGAAAGTTGTCATCGAAAAAATCAACGCGTAAGCGATGATCCGCATTACGATTGAACGAGAAGCGGACGGCCGCATTCGCGCGTTCACGATGGACGGGCACGCCGGGTTCGCCAAGCGCGGGCAGGATATCGTCTGCGCCGGCGCTTCGGCCGTTTCGTTCGGCACCATCAATGCCATCGAGGCGCTTGCCGGCGTTCGCCCGCACGTTTCGCTCGGCCAAGACGGAGGCTATCTTCGCTGTGAGCTTCCGGAGCTGGAAGAAGCAGCGACGGCAGAGAAAGTGCAATTGTTGTTGGAAGCGATGGTCGTCTCGCTAAAGACGATCGAACGCGACTACGGGAAGTTCATCCGCGTGACATCTATCTAGCAGGAGGTGACTGCCATGCTGAGACTCGACTTGCAGTTTTTCGCTTCGAAAAAAGGGGTCGGTTCGACGAAAAACGGCCGTGACTCGATCGCGAAGCGCCTTGGCGCAAAGCGCGCTGACGGTCAGTTTGTGACGGGCGGCTCCATTTTGTACCGCCAACGCGGAACGAAAGTTCATCCAGGCCTGAACGTCGGCCGCGGCGGCGATGACACGCTGTACGCGAAAATTGACGGCATCGTCCGCTTCGAGCGGCTCGGCCGCGACCGCAAACGCGTCAGCGTCTACCCGGTCAGCCAAGAAGCGTAACTTGTTTCAAAGAAAAAACTCTAGCCACGCCGGTTAGAGTTTTTTCTTTTTGCCCTTGAAAAATCGTTCCCGTTTGTTGTCAGAAAATGCTATAGTAAAAGTAAATGTCCTCTCGACGAAGGAGAGGATGAAGAAAAGGCGGTGCGGGCCATCGCACCGCACGAATAGGGGAGCAGTGAATGGAAAAGCGATGGACGGTCGTTGAAGTGATGCGCCATGCCCGCCATGACTGGCTGAACAAAATTCAGCTCATTAAAGGTCATTTGGCGCTCAATAAAATCGAGCGGGTGCAGGAGATCATCAATGGCATTATCGGCGAGATGCAGCAGGAAACCCGGCTGACGAACTTGAAGGCCGAGCGGTTCGCCGAACTGGTCATGACCTACAACTGGGAGCCGCGCCCGATTTTTCTTGAGTATGAAATCACAGGCGGCGAGGCGGATTTGTCATTGTATGACGAACGATTGACCGAATGGTGCTGCGGCTTTCTTCACCTTCTGGAGATGCAGGCTGACAGACAGACAGAAAACCATGTATGTTTGTCGATCGAGCTGTCTTACGGGCGGGCGTCGCTGTTTTTTGATTATCGCGGCGCGTGGCAGGACGGTGAGGCCGTCCGCACTTGGCTGGAACGCTGCGAGCCGGCGCCGCCGCTTCGTCTTGTGTCGTTTGCCGTCGGCACCGAAGAACTGACAGTGGAGCTCGAGCTGCTGTTCCGCCCCGGGGGGCCTTATTCTTAAGCACATATTGACAGCATTGAATCGGCGCTGTATACAATAATAAGTATTAGTGACACTAATTTCGCCATGATGGAAGCGAATCGGAGGAACAGCTATGTTTGTCGATCAAGTGAAAATTTATGTCAAAGGCGGGGACGGCGGCAACGGCATGGTCGCGTTCCGCCGTGAAAAATATGTCCCGAAAGGCGGGCCGGCCGGCGGGGACGGCGGCAAAGGCGGCGACGTTGTGTTCGTCGTCGATGAAGGGCTGCGGACGTTGATGGATTTCCGCTACCAGCGCCATTTTAAAGCGCCGCGCGGCGAAAACGGCATGTCGAAAAACCAGCATGGCAAAAATGCGGAAGACTTGCTTGTCAAAGTGCCGCCGGGGACGGTGGTCATCGATGCCGATACGAACGAAGTGCTCGCCGACTTGACGGAAGAAGGACAGCGGTTTGTTGTCGCCAAAGGCGGACGCGGCGGGCGCGGCAACACTCGTTTTGCGACCGCGGCCAATCCGGCGCCGGAGATCGCGGAAAACGGCGAGCCGGGCGAGGAGCGCAACGTCATTTTGGAATTAAAACTGCTCGCTGATGTTGGTCTTGTCGGGTTCCCAAGCGTCGGCAAATCGACGTTATTGTCCGTCGTTTCGGCAGCAAGACCGAAAATTGCCGAGTACCACTTTACGACGCTCGCGCCGAATTTGGGTGTTGTCGAAACGGAAGACGGCCGCAGTTTTGTCATGGCCGACTTGCCGGGGCTGATTGAAGGCGCCCACGAGGGAGTCGGTTTGGGGCATCAGTTTTTGCGCCATATTGAACGGACGCGCGTCATTGTCCATGTCATCGACATGGCTGCGGTGGAAGGGCGCGATCCGTACGACGATTACGTCGTCATCAATGAGGAGCTGAAGCAATACAATTTGCGCTTGACGGAACGGCCGCAAATTGTCGCTGCCAATAAAATGGACATGCCAAGCGCCGAAGAAAACTTGCGTCGTTTTCAAGAGAAAGTCGGCGAGGCGGTGCCGGTCTTTCCGATTTCGGCCGCGACAAGGCAAGGGGTGCGCGAGCTGCTGTTTGCCATTGCCGATCTGCTCGAAACAACGCCGGAGTTTCCGCTCTATGAACCGGAAGAGCCGGCGGTGCAGCGCGTCGTGTACAAATACGAAAAAGAGGAGCTGCCGTTTGCCATTACCCGCGGCAGCGACGGGGCGTTCATTTTGTCGGGCGACAAAATCGAGAAGCTGTTTAAAATGACCGATTTCTCGCGCGAAGAATCGGTGCGCCGCTTCGCTCGCCAGCTGCGGGCGATAGGAGTCGACGACGCGCTGCGCGAGCGCGGAGCGAAAGACGGAGACACCGTCCGGTTGCTCGATTACGAGTTTGAGTTTGTCGACGACTGGGATGAACGGTAAAAGCGGGGGAAGGTGCGGTGGAAAAAAAGTTTTATTTAGTGCGTGAAGACGTCTTGCCGGAAGCGATGAAAAAAGTCGTGCTCGCTAAGCAGCTGCTTGAGCGGAAAAAAGCCGCCTCGGTCGCCGAGGCGGCGCAGCTTGCGAACATTAGCCGCGGCGTCTTTTACAAATACCGCGACGCCATTTTTCCGTTTCAAGCGGTGACGAAAGAAAATATCGTCACGTTGTTTTTTCATTTAGAAGACCGCTCAGGCACGTTGTCGCGGCTGCTTGGCGTCGTGGCAGCGGCCGGCTGCAACGTGCTGACGATCCACCAGACGATCCCGCTGCAAGGACGGGCGAACGTGACGCTTTCCGTCAGCACAAACGATATGCATGAAGACATTGATGAACTGTTGACAAAGCTGAGAGGGCTCGAGTTTGTCGAAAAAGTTGAAATTGTTGGTTCAGGAGTGTATTGAAGCAAGGGAGAGGCCAAATAATGAAAATCGGATACTTAGGACCAAAGGCAACGTTTACTGAGGCGGCTGTTGTTACACTTTTTCCGACTGAACAGCGCGAGCCGTATGACACGATTCCCGACTGCATCGACGCCGTCGCCGTTGGGGAAATTGAGGCGGCCGTTGTGCCGCTTGAAAATGCGTTGGAAGGATCGGTCAACTTAACGCTCGATTATTTGATCCATGAACAGCCGCTGCCGATCATCGGCGAAATCGTCGTCCCGATCGAGCAGCATTTAATGGTGCATCCGTACTATGCGCCGCATTGGCGCGAGATTAAAGAAGTGTATTCGCATTCGCACGCCATTGCTCAGTGCCGCAAATTTTTACATACGGTGCTCAAAGGGGCGAAGCAAGTGCCGATGACGTCAACGAGCGCCGCCGCCAAATTTGTGAGCGAACATCCGCACTTGCCGGTGGCGGCGATTGCCAATCGGCTTGCAGCGAGCGAATACGGCTTGACGATCGTGCAGGAAAATATTCATGATTACGATTACAATCATACGCGCTTTATCGTCGTCAGCCGAAGCGGGCAGCCGCTTTTACCTGATTCGCCGCTTTATGTCGGCGACAAAACGACCGTTGTCGTCATGCTGCCGCAAGATCAGCCCGGGGCGCTTCACCAAGTGTTGTCGGCGTTTGCTTGGCGGCGGCTGAACTTGACGAAAATTGAGTCGCGCCCGGCGAAAACGGGGCTCGGCAACTACTTTTTTATCATTGACATCGACGCGTCGATGGATGACGTCCTCATCCCGGGGGCGATCGCCGAAATCGAAGCGCTCGGCTGTACAGTGCAGTTGTTGGGCAGTTATCCATATTATTTTGCTTAAAATGAGCAGATGGAAGAACGGAGAGAGGGTGTCTCAAAAACAGCGAGACACCCTTTTGCGCGGCGATATACAACTTTCTCATTTTATATGATTTGTTTCAAGGCAGGCACTCTGTTGAGTCAGCCTCTTTCCCATCGCTGTATATGCACATTGAACCATTTCGCAAGGCAATCTTTTGCCGATCGCCCTGCACAATTCCTTGAGGCAGGAGGCTTCTTTCGGAAACGATGTTGTTAAAGAAAAACACCTTTTAGCCCAGCCGCCTTTCGCTTCGGCCGCTGCTGCATTTCTTTTTTCCTCACTCTCCTGCAGCCCCCCTTGCCTAGGCGGAGGATGCGGCATGTTCTGTTCGACCGCCGTGGGGCGGTTTGCTTTATTTGCAGGACGAGAGCGCGCCGGCAAGGGGATTAGGCCTCGATTAAAAAGCCCGCTTGTTTTAGGGCGCGGCAGGCGGCGTCAAGCTTTTCCGGCGAGTCGGCTTCAAGCGTATGCAAATGCGTCCCGTCGGTCAGCTGCAATAAATACGCCGATTTTGTCGCCTCGATTTTGGCGATGAACTGGTCGACTTCGAGGCGGTTGCTGACCATGACCGATGCGGTTAAATCCCCATAGACTGGATGTTCGATTTTGACATCTTTTACCGTTACGCCGCAATCGACGAGCAAATACAATTCTTCTTTCGTCTGCTCTGGTGTATGGGAGCAGGCGATTGTTCTCGTATACGTTTGCGCCGGTTCAGCCGGCTTTAAATACAAATAGCCTTGGCTTGTCGCGATAATCGGTTCGTTGCGCGCCTTTAACAGCGAAATATCTTGGACGATCACTTGGCGGCTGACGTTCGTTTTCGCCGCCAACTCCGCCCCGGTGAGCGGCGTCCCGCTTTCTTTCAGCCATTGCAAAATGAGCTGGCGTCGCGTTTCTCCTAAAATTTTCTTTTCTTCTTTCACCTTGCCCATGCCTCCTTTCGTGTTCGGATGAGCCGTTCTAATGCGGAAATCAATTGGTCGATCTCTGCTTCTGTCGTGGCCGCACCAAGCGATACACGGACGAACTGCTTTGCCTCCTCTGGCGTTTTGCCGACGGCGAGCATCGTCCGCGACGGTGCCTGCAATCCGACTTGGCAGGCGCTGCCGGTTGAAATGGCGATGCCGGCGCGGTTGCATTCAAGCATGACGAGCTGTCCTTCAAAACCGGCAACAGACAACCCGACAATATGGGCAAGCCGCCAGCGGGGATGGCCTTCCACAGCAATCGGCAGCTGTTTGGCCGCGATGGCGTCAAGCAGCCGGCGGCGCAGCTGTTCAAAGCGTGACTGTTCGCCTTCCATCCGTCCGTAAAGCTGCTTAGCGGCGGTAATGAAGGCAACGATCCCCGGCACATTGACCGTTCCGGGCCGGAAACCGGATTCGTGTGTCGCCCCCGGAAAAACGGGTTTCCAGTGAAGGTGCGGGTCGATGTAGACGGCGCCGACGCCCTTTGGGCCGTACACTTTATGGGCGGAAATCGATACGCTGTCAATCGCCATCGCCTTTATGTCTAGCTGTATTTTAGCAAAAGTTTGCACGCAGTCGCTATGAAAAAGGACGCCGCGCGTCCGCAACAGGCGACCGATGTCGGCTAGCGGCTGGATGGTGCCGATTTCCGAGTTGGCGTGCTGGATGGAAGCGAGGATCGTCCGCGGCGTGATGGCCCGTTCTAAATCAGCGAGACGAATGCGCCCGAATCGGTCGACGGGCAAATACGTCACTGTATACCCTTCCGTTTCAAGCTGTCGAAACAAATGATATAGTGAGGCGTGCTCGATTTCAGTGGTAATTAAATGATTTCCTTTATGACGATGGGCGGCAATGAGCGACCGAATGGCGAGCACATTCGCTTCTGTGCCGCCGCTTGTGAAATAGATCCCTTCCGCTTCCCCGTTGATCATAGCCGCAAGCTCGCGCCGGCATAATGTCAGCAGTTGCTTCGCTTTCGTACCGGTGTCGTGCAGGCTGCTTTCATTGCCAAAATAAACGGCCGCTGCCTCGGCATAAGCCGCGATGGCTTCCTCACACATCGGTGTCGTCGCGGCATAGTCCAAATAAATCATAGTCCCCCGCCTTTTCTTTACTTTTTTTGATAAACCCCTTGTCATTAGTTTAAATATGTGTAAATATAGATGTCAAGACAGGTGAAAAGAGAGGAGTCCTAAGTGTGGGGGAAGACGGCATCATCATTGTCGGCAGCGGACTGGCTGCTTTAACAGTCGCTTATTATTTGCGGACGCAAGAAAATGTGATGATTTTCACAAAGAAAGGCCGGACCGACAGCAACTCTTGGCGGGCGCAAGGCGGGGTGGCGGCAGCGCTGGCAGCCGACGACGACTGGCGCGCCCATTTCCGCGACACGCTTGCGGCCGGCTGTCATCATAACGATGGGCGGATGGTTGAGCTGCTCGTCCGGGAAGGGCCGAAGCGGCTGCAAGAGTGGATGGACGCTGGGATGGCATTTGATGCAGATGAACACGGTCAGCTCTGCTTCGGTCTTGAAGGCGGGCATAGCCGCCGGCGCATTTTGCACGCTGGCGGCGACCAAACGGGCAAGGCGCTCGTTTCGTTTTTGCTTAGGCAGGTGGAAGGGCGCGTATCGGTGGTGGAAGGTGAACAAGTCATCGAACTTTTGACGGAAGACGGCCGCTGCGTCGGGGTGAAAGCGAAGCGAACAGACGGCGCTGTCTCAGCTTGGCGGGCGGCGGCGGTTGTCCTAGCGACCGGCGGCTGCGCCGGACTGTATACGTTCACTTCCAACGCGCCGACAGCGATTGGCGACGGCATCGCCATGGCGTATCGCGCCGGTGCGGCAGTCGCCGACATGGAATTTATCCAATTTCATCCGACGATGCTCGCTGCCGGCGGAAAGGCGGTCGGATTAGTATCGGAGGCGGTGCGCGGCGAGGGAGCAGTGCTTGAGGCGGAAGACGGCCGGCGCTTAATGGATGGCGTTCATCCGCTTGGCGATTTGGCGCCGCGTGATGTTGTCGCCCGCGCGATCGCCGCGGAAATGGAGCGCGGGGGCCGCGTCTACTTGAATATTTCCGCTGTGCGCGATTTTCGCCGCCGCTTTCCGACGATTGCTGCGCTATGCGAGGCGCATGGCGTCAGCCTTGAAGCCGGCCGCCTTCCGATCGTGCCGGGCGCCCACTTTTTAATGGGCGGCATTGCAGTCAATGAATGGGGACAGACGAACGTGCCGGGCTTGTATGCTGTAGGCGAGGCGGCGTGCACTGGTGTGCACGGCGCCAACCGGTTGGCAAGCAATTCGTTGCTTGAGGCGATCGTCTTTGGCGCCCGCGTGGCTCACGCGATCAGCCGCCAAGAGGGGTGGCCGACGGCAGCGCACCGCACCGGCCGGCCGTTTGGCCGCCCGCGCCGTCTTTTGGCGCCGCCGCTTCCGGGGCGGGCGAGCATCCGCGAACGATTGTCCGCGCTTGCCGGCATCGTCCGTGACGGAGAGCAGCTTCGTGAAGCGGTTCGCTGGTTTGAACAGTTTTCCTTGCCCGATTGGTTGGATGGTGATCTTGAGTGGCTGTCGGCAGAGGAGATTGAAACAGGGTATGCGTTGCTTGTCGGCTGGCTCGTCGCCTCGTCCGCGCTTCGCCGCACAGAAAGCCGCGGCGGCCATTACCGGAGCGATTTTCCGTATGATCATCCGGACTGGCAAGGCCGGCGTCTCGTGCGAACGAAAGAAGAGTGGGCGCATGCATCGGCCCGGCGGTAACGTGAGAGCAGGATCAAAAGGGGGATGGAGCGATGAATCGGTTAAAACTTGAGCAGTTGTTGCGGCACTTTTTTCTTGAGGATATCGGTGACGGCGATGTGACAAGCGACACGATTTTTCCGGCCAACGAACGCGCGGCGGGCGTGTTTACGGCGAAGGCGGATGGGGTTGTGGCCGGCGTCGGCCTGATTGCCGCCGGCTATCAGCTGCTTGATCCGCATATTGAGGTGTCGGTCATGAAAAAAGACGGCGAACGGATCGCAGCCGGCGAAACGATTGCCGCCGTTTCCGGGCCGGTCGGTCCGCTGTTGTCCGGTGAGCGCGTCATTTTGAATTTGCTTCAGCGCCTAAGCGGCATTGCGACCGTGACGCGGCAGGCGGTCGACCTGCTTGGCGACAGCCATACGCGCCTTTGCGATACGCGGAAAACGACGCCGGGCTTGCGCATGCTTGAAAAATATGCCGTCACTTGCGGCGGCGGCTACAATCACCGCTTTGGCTTGTACGACGGTGTGATGATTAAAGACAACCATATCGCGTTTTGCGGATCGATTGCCGCCGCTGTTAAAACGGTGAGAGAGCGGCTCGGCCATATGGTGAAAATCGAAGTGGAAACGGAAACGGAAGCCGAGGTGCTCGAGGCGGTCGAAGCCGGGGCTGACATTATTATGTTTGACAATCGGACGCCCGAGGAAGTGCGGTCGTTCGTCCGGCTCGTGCCGAAACCGATCATTACAGAGGCGTCCGGCGGCATTACGCTCGCTAACGTGGCGGCGTATGGCGCGACCGGCGTCGACTACATTTCACTTGGTTTCTTAACGCATTCCGCTGCGGCGTTAGATATCAGCTTTTATTTGCAATAATGGGGGGGAGAGAACGATGAACGTACTTGAACAATTCAAACGGCTTGATGATATGCCGGAACAGTACAAAACGATGGAAAGAGACGAGCTCGAAGCGCGCG is part of the Geobacillus sp. 46C-IIa genome and encodes:
- a CDS encoding site-2 protease family protein, with amino-acid sequence MNKYLGLLGKLHVHPLLWLIGGMAVLTAHFKQLCLLFFIVLIHELGHAAAAAFFSWRVKRILLLPFGGVAEVEEHGNRPFREEWIVTLAGPAQHLWLTAAGFFLWEAGWMDDGSWELFFRYNAALFSLNLLPIWPLDGGKLLFLLLSYRRPFSEAHRNMVAISAAVLTVSIVLLLAFAPRQLDLWAIAAFLAHALWQEKKQHPYVVMRFLLERYYGKKGDYARLQTITVPADERISAVLQRFYRGQKHAIVVVRDGRERTTLDENELLHAFFAEKRTDAPLGALIY
- the rplU gene encoding 50S ribosomal protein L21, which gives rise to MYAIIETGGKQLKVEEGQEIYIEKLDANEGDTVTFDKVLFVGGETVKIGNPTVEGATVTAKVQKHGRQKKIIVFKYKAKKNYRRKQGHRQPYTKVVIEKINA
- a CDS encoding ribosomal-processing cysteine protease Prp; this translates as MIRITIEREADGRIRAFTMDGHAGFAKRGQDIVCAGASAVSFGTINAIEALAGVRPHVSLGQDGGYLRCELPELEEAATAEKVQLLLEAMVVSLKTIERDYGKFIRVTSI
- the rpmA gene encoding 50S ribosomal protein L27, which produces MLRLDLQFFASKKGVGSTKNGRDSIAKRLGAKRADGQFVTGGSILYRQRGTKVHPGLNVGRGGDDTLYAKIDGIVRFERLGRDRKRVSVYPVSQEA
- a CDS encoding sporulation initiation phosphotransferase B, with product MEKRWTVVEVMRHARHDWLNKIQLIKGHLALNKIERVQEIINGIIGEMQQETRLTNLKAERFAELVMTYNWEPRPIFLEYEITGGEADLSLYDERLTEWCCGFLHLLEMQADRQTENHVCLSIELSYGRASLFFDYRGAWQDGEAVRTWLERCEPAPPLRLVSFAVGTEELTVELELLFRPGGPYS
- the obgE gene encoding GTPase ObgE: MFVDQVKIYVKGGDGGNGMVAFRREKYVPKGGPAGGDGGKGGDVVFVVDEGLRTLMDFRYQRHFKAPRGENGMSKNQHGKNAEDLLVKVPPGTVVIDADTNEVLADLTEEGQRFVVAKGGRGGRGNTRFATAANPAPEIAENGEPGEERNVILELKLLADVGLVGFPSVGKSTLLSVVSAARPKIAEYHFTTLAPNLGVVETEDGRSFVMADLPGLIEGAHEGVGLGHQFLRHIERTRVIVHVIDMAAVEGRDPYDDYVVINEELKQYNLRLTERPQIVAANKMDMPSAEENLRRFQEKVGEAVPVFPISAATRQGVRELLFAIADLLETTPEFPLYEPEEPAVQRVVYKYEKEELPFAITRGSDGAFILSGDKIEKLFKMTDFSREESVRRFARQLRAIGVDDALRERGAKDGDTVRLLDYEFEFVDDWDER
- a CDS encoding ACT domain-containing protein; this encodes MEKKFYLVREDVLPEAMKKVVLAKQLLERKKAASVAEAAQLANISRGVFYKYRDAIFPFQAVTKENIVTLFFHLEDRSGTLSRLLGVVAAAGCNVLTIHQTIPLQGRANVTLSVSTNDMHEDIDELLTKLRGLEFVEKVEIVGSGVY
- the pheA gene encoding prephenate dehydratase, whose translation is MKIGYLGPKATFTEAAVVTLFPTEQREPYDTIPDCIDAVAVGEIEAAVVPLENALEGSVNLTLDYLIHEQPLPIIGEIVVPIEQHLMVHPYYAPHWREIKEVYSHSHAIAQCRKFLHTVLKGAKQVPMTSTSAAAKFVSEHPHLPVAAIANRLAASEYGLTIVQENIHDYDYNHTRFIVVSRSGQPLLPDSPLYVGDKTTVVVMLPQDQPGALHQVLSAFAWRRLNLTKIESRPAKTGLGNYFFIIDIDASMDDVLIPGAIAEIEALGCTVQLLGSYPYYFA
- a CDS encoding transcription repressor NadR — its product is MGKVKEEKKILGETRRQLILQWLKESGTPLTGAELAAKTNVSRQVIVQDISLLKARNEPIIATSQGYLYLKPAEPAQTYTRTIACSHTPEQTKEELYLLVDCGVTVKDVKIEHPVYGDLTASVMVSNRLEVDQFIAKIEATKSAYLLQLTDGTHLHTLEADSPEKLDAACRALKQAGFLIEA
- a CDS encoding IscS subfamily cysteine desulfurase, with translation MIYLDYAATTPMCEEAIAAYAEAAAVYFGNESSLHDTGTKAKQLLTLCRRELAAMINGEAEGIYFTSGGTEANVLAIRSLIAAHRHKGNHLITTEIEHASLYHLFRQLETEGYTVTYLPVDRFGRIRLADLERAITPRTILASIQHANSEIGTIQPLADIGRLLRTRGVLFHSDCVQTFAKIQLDIKAMAIDSVSISAHKVYGPKGVGAVYIDPHLHWKPVFPGATHESGFRPGTVNVPGIVAFITAAKQLYGRMEGEQSRFEQLRRRLLDAIAAKQLPIAVEGHPRWRLAHIVGLSVAGFEGQLVMLECNRAGIAISTGSACQVGLQAPSRTMLAVGKTPEEAKQFVRVSLGAATTEAEIDQLISALERLIRTRKEAWAR
- the nadB gene encoding L-aspartate oxidase codes for the protein MGEDGIIIVGSGLAALTVAYYLRTQENVMIFTKKGRTDSNSWRAQGGVAAALAADDDWRAHFRDTLAAGCHHNDGRMVELLVREGPKRLQEWMDAGMAFDADEHGQLCFGLEGGHSRRRILHAGGDQTGKALVSFLLRQVEGRVSVVEGEQVIELLTEDGRCVGVKAKRTDGAVSAWRAAAVVLATGGCAGLYTFTSNAPTAIGDGIAMAYRAGAAVADMEFIQFHPTMLAAGGKAVGLVSEAVRGEGAVLEAEDGRRLMDGVHPLGDLAPRDVVARAIAAEMERGGRVYLNISAVRDFRRRFPTIAALCEAHGVSLEAGRLPIVPGAHFLMGGIAVNEWGQTNVPGLYAVGEAACTGVHGANRLASNSLLEAIVFGARVAHAISRQEGWPTAAHRTGRPFGRPRRLLAPPLPGRASIRERLSALAGIVRDGEQLREAVRWFEQFSLPDWLDGDLEWLSAEEIETGYALLVGWLVASSALRRTESRGGHYRSDFPYDHPDWQGRRLVRTKEEWAHASARR
- the nadC gene encoding carboxylating nicotinate-nucleotide diphosphorylase, which translates into the protein MNRLKLEQLLRHFFLEDIGDGDVTSDTIFPANERAAGVFTAKADGVVAGVGLIAAGYQLLDPHIEVSVMKKDGERIAAGETIAAVSGPVGPLLSGERVILNLLQRLSGIATVTRQAVDLLGDSHTRLCDTRKTTPGLRMLEKYAVTCGGGYNHRFGLYDGVMIKDNHIAFCGSIAAAVKTVRERLGHMVKIEVETETEAEVLEAVEAGADIIMFDNRTPEEVRSFVRLVPKPIITEASGGITLANVAAYGATGVDYISLGFLTHSAAALDISFYLQ